One part of the Streptomyces ferrugineus genome encodes these proteins:
- the ccrA gene encoding crotonyl-CoA carboxylase/reductase: MTVKDILDAIQSPDSTPADFAALPLPESYRAITVHKDETEMFAGMTTREKDPRKSIHLDEVPLPELGPGEALVAVMASSVNYNSVWTSIFEPLSTFGFLERYGRTSELAKRHDLPYHIIGSDLAGVVLRTGPGVNAWQPGDEVVAHCLSVELESSDGHNDTMLDPEQRIWGFETNFGGLAEVALVKSNQLMPKPGHLSWEEAAAPGLVNSTAYRQLVSRNGAGMKQGDNVLIWGASGGLGSYATQFALAGGANPICVVSSPQKAEICRAMGAEAIIDRNAEGYKFWKDENTQDPKEWKRFGKRIRELTGGEDIDIVFEHPGRETFGASVFVTRKGGTITTCASTSGYMHEYDNRYLWMSLKRIIGSHFANYREAWEANRLIAKGKIHPTLSKVYSLEETGQAAFDVHRNLHQGKVGVLCLAPEEGLGVRDEEKRAQHIDAINRFRNI, encoded by the coding sequence GTGACCGTGAAGGACATTCTGGACGCGATCCAGTCGCCGGACTCGACGCCGGCCGACTTCGCCGCTCTGCCGCTCCCCGAGTCGTACCGCGCGATCACCGTGCACAAGGACGAGACGGAGATGTTCGCGGGCATGACGACCCGCGAGAAGGACCCGCGCAAGTCGATCCACCTGGACGAGGTCCCGCTGCCCGAGCTCGGCCCGGGCGAGGCCCTGGTGGCCGTCATGGCCTCCTCGGTCAACTACAACTCCGTGTGGACCTCGATCTTCGAGCCGCTGTCCACCTTCGGATTCCTGGAGCGCTACGGCCGCACCAGCGAGCTGGCCAAGCGCCACGACCTGCCGTACCACATCATCGGCTCCGACCTCGCGGGCGTCGTCCTGCGCACCGGCCCGGGCGTCAACGCCTGGCAGCCCGGTGACGAGGTCGTCGCGCACTGTCTGTCCGTCGAGCTGGAGTCCAGCGACGGCCACAACGACACGATGCTCGACCCCGAGCAGCGCATCTGGGGCTTCGAGACCAACTTCGGCGGCCTCGCCGAGGTCGCGCTGGTGAAGTCCAACCAGCTGATGCCGAAGCCCGGCCACCTGAGCTGGGAGGAGGCCGCCGCTCCGGGTCTCGTCAACTCCACCGCGTACCGGCAGCTGGTCTCGCGCAACGGCGCCGGCATGAAGCAGGGCGACAACGTCCTGATCTGGGGCGCGAGCGGCGGACTGGGCTCGTATGCCACGCAGTTCGCGCTGGCCGGTGGCGCCAACCCCATCTGTGTCGTGTCCTCGCCGCAGAAGGCGGAGATCTGCCGGGCGATGGGCGCCGAGGCGATCATCGACCGCAACGCCGAGGGCTACAAGTTCTGGAAGGACGAGAACACCCAGGACCCGAAGGAGTGGAAGCGCTTCGGCAAGCGCATCCGCGAGCTGACCGGCGGCGAGGACATCGACATCGTCTTCGAGCACCCCGGCCGCGAGACCTTCGGCGCGAGCGTCTTCGTCACCCGCAAGGGCGGCACCATCACCACCTGCGCCTCGACCTCGGGCTACATGCACGAGTACGACAACCGCTACCTGTGGATGTCGCTGAAGCGGATCATCGGTTCGCACTTCGCCAACTACCGCGAGGCCTGGGAGGCCAACCGGCTCATCGCGAAGGGCAAGATCCACCCGACCCTGTCGAAGGTCTACTCCCTGGAGGAGACCGGCCAGGCCGCGTTCGACGTGCACCGCAACCTCCACCAGGGCAAGGTCGGCGTGCTGTGCCTGGCCCCCGAGGAGGGCCTGGGCGTGCGCGACGAGGAGAAGCGCGCCCAGCACATCGACGCCATCAACCGCTTCCGCAACATCTGA
- a CDS encoding phosphatidylserine decarboxylase: MPHSQTSAPRDSQVGGVRLARGASPWLLPTVATAAVSLLRARRSGVAKAVAVPATALAAGMLWFFRDPEREIATGRVISPADGVVQSIMPWKDGRTRVAIFMSPLNVHVNRAPLSGTVASVEHIPGGFVPAFNKESENNERVVWHFDTELGDIEMIQIAGAVARRIVPYIPQGTKVEQGDRIGLIRFGSRVDIYLPEGVEVAVEVGQKTVAGVTRIDRD; the protein is encoded by the coding sequence ATGCCCCACAGCCAAACCTCTGCACCACGCGACAGCCAGGTCGGCGGCGTACGCCTCGCGCGCGGAGCATCGCCGTGGCTTCTCCCGACCGTCGCCACCGCAGCCGTCAGCCTGCTGCGCGCACGCCGCTCCGGCGTCGCCAAGGCCGTCGCCGTGCCCGCCACCGCTCTCGCGGCGGGCATGCTGTGGTTCTTCCGCGACCCCGAGCGCGAGATCGCCACGGGCCGGGTCATCTCCCCCGCCGACGGTGTGGTGCAGAGCATCATGCCGTGGAAGGACGGCCGCACCCGCGTCGCGATCTTCATGAGCCCGCTGAACGTCCACGTCAACCGTGCGCCGCTCTCCGGCACGGTCGCCTCCGTGGAGCACATCCCGGGCGGGTTCGTTCCGGCGTTCAACAAGGAGAGCGAGAACAACGAGCGCGTAGTCTGGCATTTCGACACCGAACTCGGCGACATCGAGATGATCCAGATCGCCGGCGCGGTGGCCCGTCGCATCGTCCCGTACATCCCGCAGGGCACGAAGGTCGAGCAGGGCGACCGCATCGGTCTGATCCGCTTCGGCTCGCGTGTCGACATCTATCTGCCCGAGGGCGTGGAGGTCGCGGTCGAGGTCGGGCAGAAGACCGTGGCTGGGGTGACTCGCATTGACCGTGATTGA
- a CDS encoding acyl-CoA dehydrogenase family protein, whose translation MARLAQTAGLTDIQQEILSTVRDFVDKEIIPVATGLEHRDEYPQQIVDGLKELGLFGLMIPEEYGGLGESLLTYALCVEEIARGWMSVSGIINTHFIVAYMLKQHGTQEQKDHFLPRMAAGDIRGAFSMSEPGLGSDVSAITSKAVKDGEEYVLNGQKMWLTNGGTSSLVAVLVRSDEGHAEGTAPHKSMTTFLVEKEPGFGEVRPGLTIPGKIDKMGYKGVDTTELIMDGLRIPANRVLGGVTGRGFYQMMDGVEVGRVNVAARGCGVAQRAFELGVEYAQQRHTFGKPIAQHQAIQFKLAEMATKVEAAHAMMVNAARKKDSGERNDLEAGMAKYLASEYCKEVVEDAFRIHGGYGFSKEYEIERLYREAPMLLIGEGTAEIQKMIIGRRLLEEYRLQG comes from the coding sequence ATGGCGCGCCTCGCCCAGACCGCCGGTCTGACCGACATTCAGCAGGAGATCCTCTCCACCGTCCGGGACTTTGTCGACAAGGAGATCATCCCGGTCGCGACCGGCCTGGAGCACCGCGACGAGTACCCGCAGCAGATCGTCGACGGCCTGAAGGAACTGGGCCTGTTCGGTCTGATGATCCCCGAGGAGTACGGCGGCCTGGGCGAGTCCCTCCTGACGTACGCCCTCTGCGTGGAGGAGATCGCCCGCGGCTGGATGTCGGTGTCCGGCATCATCAACACCCACTTCATCGTGGCGTACATGCTCAAGCAGCACGGCACGCAGGAGCAGAAGGACCACTTCCTGCCGAGGATGGCGGCCGGCGACATCCGCGGCGCCTTCTCGATGTCGGAGCCGGGCCTGGGTTCCGATGTGTCGGCCATCACGTCGAAGGCGGTCAAGGACGGCGAGGAGTACGTCCTGAACGGCCAGAAGATGTGGCTCACGAACGGCGGAACGTCAAGTCTGGTCGCCGTGCTCGTCCGAAGTGACGAAGGACACGCCGAGGGCACCGCGCCGCACAAGTCGATGACGACCTTCCTCGTCGAGAAGGAGCCCGGCTTCGGAGAGGTCCGCCCCGGCCTGACCATCCCGGGCAAGATCGACAAGATGGGCTACAAGGGCGTCGACACGACCGAGCTCATCATGGACGGCCTGCGGATTCCGGCCAATCGTGTGCTCGGCGGCGTCACCGGCCGAGGCTTCTACCAGATGATGGACGGCGTCGAGGTCGGGCGCGTCAACGTGGCGGCGCGTGGCTGCGGCGTCGCTCAGCGTGCCTTCGAGCTCGGTGTCGAGTACGCCCAGCAGCGGCACACCTTCGGCAAGCCGATCGCCCAGCACCAGGCCATCCAGTTCAAGTTGGCCGAGATGGCTACCAAGGTCGAGGCCGCGCATGCGATGATGGTGAACGCGGCACGCAAAAAGGACTCCGGGGAACGAAACGACCTTGAGGCCGGTATGGCGAAGTACCTCGCCTCCGAGTACTGCAAGGAGGTCGTGGAGGACGCCTTCCGGATCCATGGCGGCTACGGCTTCTCCAAGGAGTACGAGATCGAGCGCCTCTACCGTGAGGCTCCGATGCTGCTGATCGGTGAAGGTACTGCCGAGATCCAAAAAATGATCATCGGTCGCCGGCTGCTCGAAGAGTATCGGCTCCAGGGCTGA
- a CDS encoding protein meaA, with amino-acid sequence MTERQPAEGKREKDRPWLMRTYAGHSTAEASNELYRRNLAKGQTGLSVAFDLPTQTGYDSDHILARGEVGRVGVPVAHLGDMRRLFQDIPLEQMNTSMTINATAMWLLALYQVVAEEQGADITKLQGTTQNDIVKEYLSRGTHVFPPGPSLRLTTDMIAYTVSHIPKWNPINICSYHLQEAGATPVQEIAYAMSTAIAVLDAVRDSGQVPEEKFGDVVARISFFVNAGVRFIEEMCKMRAFGRIWNQVTRERYGIENPKQRRFRYGVQVNSLGLTEAQPENNVQRIVLEMLAVTLSKDARARAVQLPAWNEALGLPRPWDQQWSLRIQQVLAYESDLLEYEDIFEGSKVIEAKVDELVEASLAEIDRIQEMGGAMAAVESGYLKSQLVASHAERRGRIESGQEKIIGVNAFEGTEPNPLTADLDTAIQTVDPAVEARVIAGLQHWRDTRYQPPFNHPRPCKALERLKEAAKGTDNLMEATLECARAGVTTGEWAGALREVFGEFRAPTGVSSAPVAVPAEEGGALSQVRRKVELTATDLGVGKLRFLVGKPGLDGHSNGAEQIAVRARDAGFEVVYQGIRLTPEQIVDAALAEDVHAVGLSILSGSHAQLVPDVLERLRVAGATDIPVIAGGIIPNGDAEQLRAAGVAAVFTPKDFDITGIIGRIVDEIRKANKLDPLEVPA; translated from the coding sequence ATGACTGAGCGTCAGCCTGCCGAAGGCAAGCGGGAGAAGGACCGGCCGTGGCTCATGCGGACCTATGCCGGTCACTCCACGGCCGAGGCGTCCAACGAGCTGTACCGGCGCAACCTCGCCAAGGGCCAGACCGGCCTGTCGGTCGCGTTCGACCTGCCGACGCAGACCGGCTACGACTCCGACCACATCCTCGCCCGCGGCGAGGTCGGCCGGGTCGGCGTGCCGGTCGCGCACCTCGGTGACATGCGCCGGCTGTTCCAGGACATCCCCCTGGAGCAGATGAACACCTCGATGACGATCAACGCCACCGCCATGTGGCTGCTGGCGCTCTACCAGGTCGTCGCGGAGGAGCAGGGCGCGGACATCACCAAGCTCCAGGGCACGACCCAGAACGACATCGTCAAGGAGTACCTGTCGCGGGGGACCCATGTCTTCCCGCCGGGGCCCTCACTCCGGCTGACGACGGACATGATCGCGTACACGGTCTCCCACATCCCGAAGTGGAACCCGATCAACATCTGCAGCTATCACCTGCAGGAGGCGGGCGCCACGCCGGTCCAGGAGATCGCGTACGCGATGTCCACCGCGATCGCGGTTCTCGATGCCGTACGCGACTCAGGGCAGGTTCCCGAGGAGAAGTTCGGGGACGTCGTGGCCCGTATCTCCTTCTTCGTGAACGCGGGCGTCCGCTTCATCGAGGAGATGTGCAAGATGCGGGCGTTCGGGCGGATCTGGAACCAGGTCACGCGCGAGCGCTACGGCATCGAGAACCCCAAGCAGCGCCGCTTCCGGTACGGCGTCCAGGTCAACTCCCTCGGTCTGACCGAGGCGCAGCCGGAGAACAACGTCCAGCGCATCGTGCTGGAGATGCTGGCCGTGACCCTGTCCAAGGACGCACGCGCGCGTGCCGTGCAGCTGCCCGCCTGGAACGAGGCGCTGGGCCTGCCCCGGCCCTGGGACCAGCAGTGGTCGCTGCGCATCCAGCAGGTGCTGGCGTACGAGAGCGATCTGCTGGAGTACGAGGACATCTTCGAGGGCTCGAAGGTGATCGAGGCGAAGGTGGACGAGCTGGTCGAGGCCTCGCTCGCGGAGATCGACCGCATCCAGGAGATGGGCGGCGCGATGGCCGCCGTCGAGTCCGGCTACCTCAAGTCGCAGCTGGTCGCCTCGCACGCCGAGCGCCGGGGCCGGATCGAGTCCGGCCAGGAGAAGATCATCGGTGTCAACGCCTTCGAGGGCACCGAGCCCAACCCGCTCACCGCCGACCTGGACACCGCGATCCAGACGGTCGACCCGGCCGTCGAGGCCCGGGTGATCGCGGGGCTCCAGCACTGGCGCGACACCCGCTACCAGCCGCCGTTCAACCACCCCCGCCCGTGCAAGGCGCTGGAGCGGCTGAAGGAGGCCGCCAAGGGCACCGACAACCTGATGGAGGCCACCCTGGAGTGCGCCCGCGCCGGGGTGACGACCGGCGAGTGGGCCGGGGCGCTGCGCGAGGTGTTCGGCGAGTTCCGGGCGCCGACGGGGGTCTCCTCCGCTCCGGTGGCCGTCCCGGCCGAGGAGGGCGGCGCGCTGTCCCAGGTGCGCCGCAAGGTGGAACTGACGGCGACCGACCTGGGCGTGGGCAAGCTGCGCTTCCTGGTCGGCAAGCCCGGTCTGGACGGGCACTCCAACGGCGCCGAGCAGATCGCCGTGCGGGCCCGTGACGCCGGGTTCGAGGTGGTCTACCAGGGCATCCGGCTCACCCCGGAGCAGATCGTGGACGCGGCCCTCGCGGAGGACGTGCACGCGGTGGGCCTGTCGATCCTCTCCGGCTCGCACGCGCAGCTGGTGCCGGACGTGCTGGAACGGCTCCGTGTGGCCGGTGCCACAGATATACCCGTGATCGCCGGTGGCATCATCCCGAATGGTGACGCCGAGCAGCTCAGGGCCGCCGGAGTGGCCGCCGTCTTCACCCCGAAGGACTTCGACATCACCGGAATCATCGGCCGCATCGTCGACGAGATCCGGAAAGCGAACAAGCTCGACCCCCTGGAGGTCCCCGCATGA
- a CDS encoding MaoC family dehydratase, with product MQFGRTYEEFEVGATYKHWPGKTVTEYDDHLFCLLTMNHHPLHMDTNYAEKTTDFGKNVVVGNYIYSLLLGMSVPDISGKAIANLEIESLKHVAPTFHGDTIYGETTVLDKWPSKSKNDRGIVHVETKGYKQDGTLVCVFRRKVMVPTETYIKERGGEQPGRPELKQQEK from the coding sequence ATGCAGTTCGGACGCACCTACGAGGAGTTCGAGGTCGGGGCGACGTACAAGCACTGGCCGGGCAAGACGGTCACCGAGTACGACGACCACCTGTTCTGTCTCCTCACCATGAACCACCACCCGCTCCACATGGACACGAACTACGCCGAGAAGACGACGGACTTCGGCAAGAACGTGGTGGTCGGGAACTACATCTACTCCCTGCTGCTGGGCATGTCCGTCCCGGACATCTCCGGCAAGGCCATCGCCAACCTGGAGATCGAGTCGCTCAAGCACGTGGCGCCGACCTTCCACGGAGACACGATCTACGGCGAGACGACCGTGCTCGACAAGTGGCCGTCGAAGTCGAAGAACGACCGCGGCATCGTCCACGTCGAGACCAAGGGCTACAAGCAGGACGGCACGCTGGTGTGCGTGTTCCGCCGCAAGGTCATGGTCCCCACCGAGACGTACATCAAGGAGCGCGGCGGCGAACAGCCCGGCCGCCCGGAGCTGAAGCAGCAGGAGAAGTAG
- the pssA gene encoding CDP-diacylglycerol--serine O-phosphatidyltransferase, translated as MPEADEVDEEEEMPLSLRLSIADTLTLGNATCGFMAVYFTTTGILIPHLTGSEETGMARHSAATAVILMLCAAVFDLFDGLVARKLRSSPMGAELDNLSDLISFGLAPAYFVLVYGMVANDAHQRVAAVGAIVVLLAVVLRLARFSCVTVPNGMFQGMPSPFGALTVVSIVLLELPFVATLLAILGTAWLMVSRVEYPKPRGRLAVAMLAWIVVSMGLLAAWAFDAPSGQLLLQTGCALQLVMGAVIPLFATARRVNNFRDNRREARAAQLP; from the coding sequence GTGCCGGAGGCCGACGAGGTCGACGAAGAGGAGGAGATGCCTCTTTCTCTGCGCCTGTCGATAGCGGACACCCTCACTCTCGGCAACGCCACGTGCGGCTTCATGGCGGTGTACTTCACCACCACCGGCATCCTGATCCCGCACCTCACCGGCAGCGAAGAGACCGGCATGGCCCGCCACAGCGCGGCCACCGCGGTCATCCTGATGCTGTGCGCGGCGGTCTTCGACCTGTTCGACGGCCTGGTGGCGAGGAAGCTGCGCTCCTCCCCGATGGGCGCGGAACTGGACAACCTCTCCGACCTGATCAGCTTCGGACTGGCGCCGGCGTACTTCGTGCTGGTCTACGGCATGGTCGCCAACGACGCGCACCAGCGGGTGGCGGCGGTCGGCGCGATCGTGGTGCTGCTGGCGGTCGTACTACGGCTGGCGAGATTCTCGTGCGTGACGGTCCCGAACGGCATGTTCCAGGGCATGCCCTCGCCGTTCGGGGCGTTGACGGTGGTCTCGATCGTGCTGCTCGAGCTGCCGTTCGTGGCGACGCTGCTGGCGATCCTGGGCACGGCCTGGCTGATGGTGAGCCGTGTCGAGTACCCGAAGCCGCGGGGTCGGCTGGCGGTGGCGATGCTGGCCTGGATCGTCGTGTCGATGGGCCTGCTGGCGGCCTGGGCCTTCGACGCGCCCAGCGGCCAGCTGCTGCTCCAGACGGGCTGCGCGCTGCAACTGGTGATGGGCGCGGTGATCCCGCTGTTCGCCACGGCTCGCCGGGTGAACAACTTCCGCGACAACCGGCGTGAGGCGCGGGCGGCGCAACTGCCGTAG
- a CDS encoding 3-hydroxyacyl-CoA dehydrogenase family protein, translating into MATPLSDTPLSPLKTVAVVGLGTMGTGIAEVLAKAGREVVGIDISEAATAKAVAALESSTARAVERGRLAEDERADVLARVRTSTDLRAAADADLVIEVAPESYEIKQQIFRALDGIVRPETILATGTNALSVTRLAADSARPERVLGLHFFNPAPAMRLVEVVSSVLTAPQAVSAVTNLALDLGKEPVAVGDRPGFVADGLLFGYLNQAAAMYEAKYASREDIDAAMRLGCGLPMGPLALLDLIGIDTARRVLEAMYAASHDRLHAPAPILKQLSEAGLTGRKSGRGFYTYEAPGSATVVRDALTPLEGAAPTPGRTVRSVGVAGSGTMASGIVEVFAKAGYEVVLAARSAEKAQAAKARIGKSLSRSVDKGRMTAEAAAQTLDRITAAGSYDAFADVDLAVEAVAEDLEIKQQLFATLDKVCKPGAVLATTTSSLPVVACARATSRPQDVIGMHFFNPAPAMKLVEVVRTVLTADDVHSTVREVCVKIKKHAVDCGDRAGFIVNALLFPYLNNAIKMVQEHYATLDDIDAAMKLGGGYPMGPFELLDVVGLDVSLAIEKVLHREFRDPGLAPAPLLEHLVAAGCLGRKTGRGFREYARR; encoded by the coding sequence ATGGCCACTCCCCTGTCCGACACCCCTCTGTCCCCGCTCAAGACCGTCGCCGTCGTCGGCCTCGGCACCATGGGCACCGGCATCGCCGAAGTTCTCGCCAAGGCCGGTCGCGAGGTCGTCGGCATCGACATCAGCGAGGCCGCGACCGCCAAGGCCGTCGCCGCCCTGGAGTCCTCGACCGCCCGCGCCGTGGAGCGCGGCCGGCTGGCCGAGGACGAGCGCGCGGACGTCCTCGCCCGCGTCCGCACCTCCACCGATCTGCGGGCCGCCGCCGACGCCGACCTGGTCATCGAGGTGGCTCCGGAGTCGTACGAGATCAAGCAGCAGATCTTCCGCGCGCTGGACGGGATCGTGCGCCCTGAGACGATCCTCGCGACCGGCACCAACGCCCTGTCGGTCACGCGGCTGGCCGCCGACTCGGCGCGACCCGAGCGGGTGCTCGGACTGCACTTCTTCAACCCGGCGCCGGCGATGCGGCTGGTCGAGGTCGTCTCCTCGGTGCTGACCGCGCCGCAGGCCGTCTCCGCGGTCACCAACCTCGCCCTGGACCTCGGCAAGGAGCCCGTGGCGGTCGGCGACCGGCCCGGTTTCGTCGCCGACGGGCTGCTGTTCGGCTACCTCAACCAGGCGGCCGCGATGTACGAGGCGAAGTACGCCTCCCGCGAGGACATCGACGCCGCGATGCGGCTGGGCTGCGGACTGCCGATGGGCCCCCTCGCCCTGCTCGACCTGATCGGCATCGACACCGCGCGCCGGGTCCTGGAGGCCATGTACGCCGCCTCGCACGACCGGCTGCACGCCCCGGCACCGATCCTCAAGCAGCTCAGCGAGGCGGGTCTGACGGGCCGTAAGTCGGGGCGCGGCTTCTACACCTACGAGGCGCCCGGCAGCGCCACCGTCGTGCGGGACGCGCTGACGCCGCTGGAGGGCGCCGCCCCGACCCCCGGCCGGACGGTCCGCTCCGTCGGTGTCGCGGGCTCCGGGACCATGGCGTCCGGGATCGTGGAGGTCTTCGCCAAGGCCGGGTACGAGGTCGTGCTGGCCGCCCGCAGCGCGGAGAAGGCGCAGGCCGCGAAGGCCCGTATCGGCAAGTCCCTTTCTCGCTCCGTCGACAAGGGGCGGATGACCGCCGAGGCCGCCGCGCAGACCCTGGACCGGATCACCGCGGCGGGCTCCTACGACGCGTTCGCCGACGTCGATCTGGCCGTCGAGGCCGTCGCCGAGGACCTGGAGATCAAGCAGCAGCTCTTCGCGACGCTGGACAAGGTCTGCAAGCCGGGCGCTGTGCTGGCGACGACCACCTCGTCGCTGCCCGTCGTCGCCTGTGCCCGCGCCACCTCGCGTCCGCAGGACGTGATCGGCATGCACTTCTTCAACCCGGCGCCGGCGATGAAGCTGGTCGAGGTCGTCCGTACGGTGCTGACGGCCGACGACGTCCACTCGACGGTCCGCGAGGTCTGCGTCAAGATCAAGAAGCACGCGGTCGACTGCGGCGACCGGGCCGGCTTCATCGTCAACGCGTTGCTCTTCCCGTACCTGAACAACGCGATCAAGATGGTGCAGGAGCACTATGCGACGCTCGACGACATCGACGCGGCGATGAAGCTGGGCGGGGGCTACCCGATGGGCCCGTTCGAACTCCTCGACGTCGTCGGGCTCGATGTGTCCCTCGCGATCGAGAAGGTGCTGCACCGCGAGTTCCGCGACCCGGGCCTGGCTCCGGCGCCGCTGTTGGAGCACCTGGTGGCCGCGGGCTGCCTCGGCCGCAAGACCGGCCGCGGCTTCCGCGAATATGCCCGGCGCTAG
- a CDS encoding HpcH/HpaI aldolase/citrate lyase family protein yields the protein MTTPVNRLRPRRSCLAVPGSNPRFLEKAQGLPADQVFLDLEDACAPLAKPEARHTIVKFLNEGDWTGKTRVVRVNDWTTEWTYRDVVTVVEGAGQNLDCIMLPKVQTAEQIVALDLLLTQIEKTMGFEVGKIGIEAQIENAQGLNNVNEIATASQRVETIIFGPADFMASINMKSLVVGEQPPGYPADAYHYILMKILMAARANNLQAIDGPYLQIRNIDGYREVAQRAAALGFDGKWVLHPGQVEASNEIFSPSQEDYDHAELILDAYDYYTSEAGGKKGSAMLGDEMIDEASRKMALVISGKGRAAGMQRTSKFEIPEA from the coding sequence ATGACCACGCCCGTCAACCGTCTGCGTCCGCGACGCTCCTGCCTCGCGGTCCCAGGAAGCAACCCCCGCTTCCTGGAGAAGGCGCAGGGCCTCCCGGCCGACCAGGTCTTCCTCGATCTGGAGGACGCGTGCGCGCCGCTCGCCAAGCCCGAGGCGCGGCACACCATCGTCAAGTTCCTCAACGAGGGCGACTGGACGGGCAAGACGAGGGTCGTGCGCGTCAACGACTGGACGACCGAGTGGACGTACCGCGACGTCGTCACGGTCGTGGAGGGCGCCGGCCAGAACCTCGACTGCATCATGCTGCCGAAGGTGCAGACGGCCGAGCAGATCGTCGCCCTCGACCTCCTCCTCACCCAGATCGAGAAGACGATGGGCTTCGAGGTCGGCAAGATCGGCATCGAGGCGCAGATCGAGAACGCCCAGGGCCTGAACAATGTCAACGAGATCGCGACCGCGTCCCAGCGCGTCGAGACGATCATCTTCGGCCCGGCCGACTTCATGGCGTCGATCAACATGAAGTCGCTGGTCGTGGGCGAGCAGCCGCCCGGTTACCCGGCGGACGCCTACCACTACATCCTGATGAAGATCCTGATGGCCGCCCGCGCCAACAACCTCCAGGCGATCGACGGCCCCTACCTGCAGATCCGCAACATCGACGGCTACCGCGAGGTCGCCCAGCGCGCCGCCGCGCTCGGCTTCGACGGCAAGTGGGTGCTGCACCCGGGCCAGGTCGAGGCGTCCAACGAGATCTTCTCGCCCTCGCAGGAGGACTACGACCACGCCGAGCTGATCCTGGACGCGTACGACTACTACACGTCCGAGGCGGGCGGCAAGAAGGGCTCGGCGATGCTCGGCGACGAGATGATCGACGAGGCCAGCCGCAAGATGGCACTGGTCATCTCCGGCAAGGGCCGCGCCGCCGGCATGCAGCGCACGTCCAAGTTCGAGATCCCGGAGGCCTGA
- a CDS encoding TetR family transcriptional regulator, with protein sequence MSQPAKSSRTPATPDAPESAAGSRAAAQRLKMRRELAAAAMELFATKGYEATTVDEIAAAAGVARRTFFRHFRSKEEAIFPDHDDTLIRAEAVLNAAPAHEHPLDTVCRGIKEVMKMYAARPEISVARYKLTREVPTLREAEIASVARYERLFTRYLLGHFDEHAHDDDANDDPLLAEVAASAVVTAHNHVLRRWLRAGGQGDVEAQLDHAFAIVRRTFGTGIGAGRESAPRTAPASVAAQGEVLVTVARTDAPLDEVMRTIEQALKERA encoded by the coding sequence ATGTCCCAGCCCGCCAAGTCCTCACGTACACCAGCCACGCCCGACGCGCCGGAGAGTGCCGCGGGCAGTCGCGCCGCCGCGCAGCGGCTCAAGATGCGCCGCGAACTGGCGGCCGCGGCGATGGAGCTGTTCGCGACCAAGGGGTACGAGGCGACCACCGTCGACGAGATCGCGGCCGCGGCCGGGGTCGCCCGCCGCACGTTCTTCCGCCACTTCCGCTCCAAGGAAGAGGCGATCTTCCCCGACCACGACGACACGCTGATCCGCGCGGAGGCGGTGCTCAACGCCGCTCCCGCGCACGAGCACCCGCTCGACACGGTGTGCCGTGGCATCAAGGAAGTCATGAAGATGTACGCGGCCCGGCCGGAGATCTCGGTCGCCCGCTACAAGCTCACACGCGAGGTGCCCACCCTGCGCGAGGCCGAGATCGCGTCGGTGGCCCGCTACGAGCGCCTGTTCACCCGCTATCTCCTCGGCCACTTCGACGAGCACGCCCATGACGACGACGCCAACGACGACCCGCTGCTGGCGGAGGTCGCCGCGTCCGCCGTCGTCACCGCGCACAACCACGTCCTGCGGCGCTGGCTGCGCGCGGGCGGCCAGGGCGATGTGGAGGCACAGCTCGACCACGCCTTCGCGATCGTGCGCAGGACGTTCGGGACCGGGATCGGGGCGGGCCGGGAGAGCGCGCCGCGCACGGCACCGGCCTCCGTGGCCGCCCAGGGCGAGGTACTGGTGACGGTGGCCAGGACGGACGCGCCGCTGGACGAGGTGATGCGGACGATCGAGCAGGCGCTGAAGGAGCGCGCGTAG